From the genome of Malus sylvestris chromosome 6, drMalSylv7.2, whole genome shotgun sequence, one region includes:
- the LOC126626829 gene encoding uncharacterized protein LOC126626829 codes for MHIDVAIDQLKGLISVLDRYRETGFEEAMNEVKKIANEMEIEIVFSEKRIIQRKKQFNESASEVATQSAIEAFRVNYFIYIVDQARTSLYIRFEQFQKYEETFGLLLNLKKLKDVNNDSLKSFCINLEGFLKHGEHSDIDGKDLFIKLRILRETLPKEINRAMEVLKYIRQMDGCFPNAWVAYRILLTIRVTVASAERSFSKLKLIKSYLRSTISQERLNGLAILSIEKELVEKLDYVNLISTFASKNPRRVIFK; via the coding sequence ATGCATATTGATGTTGCTATTGATCAATTGAAAGGGCTTATATCTGTTCTTGATCGGTATAGAGAAACTGGATTTGAAGAGGCAATGAATGAAGTTAAGAAAATAGCAAATGAGATGGAGATTGAGATTGTTTTTAGTGAGAAACGCATCATTCAAAGAAAGAAACAGTTTAATGAGAGTGCCAGTGAAGTGGCAACACAATCAGCAATTGAAGCTTTTAGAGTTAATTACTTCATTTATATAGTTGATCAAGCTCGAACTTCACTTTATATCAGGTTTGAACAATTTCAGAAATACGAAGAAacttttgggcttttgttgaatttgaaGAAGTTAAAAGATGTAAACAATGATAGCTTGAAAAGTTTTTGTATCAATCTTGAAGGATTTCTGAAACATGGTGAGCATTCTGATATTGATGGAAAGGACTTATTTATAAAGCTAAGAATCTTGAGAGAAACTTTGCCGAAGGAAATAAATCGGGCAATGGAAGTGCTGAAATATATAAGACAAATGGATGGTTGTTTcccgaatgcatgggttgcttATCGTATTTTGTTAACCATACGAGTTACAGTTGCCTCTGCAGAAAGAAGTttctcaaaattaaagttgatcaAATCGTATCTTCGATCAACTATTTCACAAGAAAGATTGAATGGGTTAGCTATTTTGTCAATTGAAAAAGAATTGGTTGAAAAGTTAGATTACGTAAACTTAATTAGTACATTTGCGTCTAAAAACCCGAGACGtgtaatatttaagtaa